One Alkalicoccus halolimnae DNA segment encodes these proteins:
- a CDS encoding adenine phosphoribosyltransferase: protein MDFKQYVTVVEDFPKNGVRFKDITTLMENGEAYKEAIQQMINFAEDKQIDVIVGPEARGFVVGCPIAVAMGVGFVPVRKAGKLPREVLEVDYGLEYGKDSLNIHKGSIKPGQRVLITDDLLATGGTIEATIKMVEELGGVVAGIAFLIELSYLDGMDRLKDYNVFRLMAY, encoded by the coding sequence ATGGATTTTAAACAATACGTAACAGTAGTGGAGGATTTTCCGAAAAACGGAGTCCGATTTAAAGACATTACTACACTTATGGAGAACGGTGAAGCCTACAAAGAAGCAATTCAACAAATGATAAACTTCGCTGAGGATAAACAAATCGATGTAATTGTCGGACCCGAAGCCCGTGGTTTTGTTGTAGGCTGTCCAATTGCTGTAGCAATGGGAGTAGGTTTTGTACCGGTCCGAAAAGCAGGCAAACTCCCGCGCGAAGTGCTCGAGGTCGATTATGGACTGGAGTATGGTAAAGATTCTTTGAACATTCATAAAGGCTCCATTAAGCCTGGGCAGCGAGTGCTCATAACGGATGATCTGCTTGCCACAGGGGGTACGATTGAAGCGACGATTAAAATGGTCGAAGAGCTTGGTGGAGTCGTGGCAGGTATAGCATTTTTGATTGAATTAAGCTATTTAGATGGAATGGATCGTCTCAAAGACTATAACGTATTTAGACTTATGGCTTATTAA
- the hisS gene encoding histidine--tRNA ligase, which yields MAFTIPRGTQDILPGDSEKWQIIEAKAHDLCRRYNYKEIRTPVFEQTELFARGVGDTTDIVQKEMYEFKDRGGRSLTLRPEGTAPVVRSYVEEKMHGWVNQPVKLYYTGPMFRYERPQSGRMRQFVQFGVEALGSADPAVDAEVIALAMEFYKELGLSNLKLIINSLGDKESREAHRQALIAHFEPRIEEFCSDCQERLEKNPLRILDCKVDREHELMNDAPSILEYLNEDSKAYFAEVQEFLEAMGISYEVDATLVRGLDYYNNTAFEIMIDGEGFGAITTLAGGGRYNGLVEDIGGPETPGIGFALSIERLLMALDVQGVDLVEDQHLDVFLITMGNRAKKKAPEILHTLRREGLAADADYLGRKMKAQMKSANRQRAKSVLILGEDELEEGKVNIKNMETGEQILIALEDITAELKKLLSGKGVEKL from the coding sequence ATGGCATTTACTATTCCGCGGGGCACGCAGGATATTCTTCCAGGCGATTCCGAAAAATGGCAGATTATCGAAGCGAAAGCCCATGATCTGTGCAGACGCTACAATTACAAAGAAATACGGACACCGGTTTTCGAGCAGACGGAACTTTTTGCCCGTGGAGTCGGCGATACGACGGACATTGTACAGAAAGAAATGTATGAATTTAAAGACCGGGGCGGGAGAAGTTTGACTTTAAGACCGGAAGGTACCGCACCAGTCGTTCGTTCCTATGTAGAAGAAAAAATGCACGGGTGGGTGAATCAGCCGGTAAAGCTCTATTATACCGGGCCGATGTTCCGATATGAACGTCCACAGTCCGGGCGCATGCGTCAGTTTGTTCAGTTTGGGGTAGAAGCGCTCGGAAGTGCGGATCCGGCGGTAGATGCTGAAGTAATTGCTCTGGCAATGGAATTCTACAAAGAACTCGGTCTCTCAAACCTCAAATTAATTATAAACAGTCTCGGTGATAAAGAAAGCAGAGAAGCTCACCGGCAGGCACTGATAGCCCACTTTGAGCCGAGAATAGAAGAATTCTGCAGTGATTGTCAGGAGAGACTCGAAAAAAACCCGCTGCGTATTCTTGACTGCAAAGTGGATCGTGAACATGAATTAATGAATGACGCTCCTTCGATTCTGGAATATTTAAATGAAGATTCGAAAGCATATTTTGCAGAAGTACAGGAGTTTCTTGAAGCGATGGGAATTTCTTATGAAGTAGACGCGACACTCGTAAGAGGTCTCGATTACTATAATAATACTGCCTTTGAAATCATGATAGATGGAGAAGGATTCGGTGCCATTACGACCCTTGCCGGCGGAGGAAGATACAACGGCCTGGTTGAAGACATAGGAGGCCCGGAAACTCCAGGCATCGGCTTTGCTCTAAGCATTGAAAGACTTCTAATGGCTCTGGATGTCCAGGGAGTGGATCTCGTGGAGGATCAGCACCTGGATGTGTTTCTTATTACTATGGGAAACAGAGCAAAGAAAAAGGCTCCTGAAATTCTGCATACACTTCGCCGGGAAGGACTTGCTGCGGATGCAGACTATCTGGGCAGAAAAATGAAAGCTCAGATGAAGTCGGCAAACCGTCAGCGTGCTAAATCAGTACTTATTCTCGGGGAGGATGAGCTGGAAGAGGGTAAGGTTAACATTAAAAATATGGAAACAGGAGAACAGATCCTCATTGCGCTTGAAGACATTACAGCTGAATTAAAGAAACTCTTATCAGGAAAGGGTGTAGAAAAATTATGA
- a CDS encoding RelA/SpoT family protein has product MTSEQVFEKASEYLPEKEVAFLREAYELANYAHREQYRRSGEPYIWHPVQVAGILVDLGMDPDTVAAAFLHDVVEDTDVGLDEIEAKFGEQVAMLVDGVTKLGKIKYKSKEEQQAENHRKMFVAMAKDIRVILIKLADRLHNMRTLKHLPPEKQRRISNETLEIFAPLAHRLGISKIKWELEDTSLRYLNPQQYYRIVNLMKKKRVERESYIEEVKELLKDRLHGMEVEADIHGRAKHIYSIYRKMVLQNKQFNEIYDLLAIRIVVKSIKDCYAVLGTIHTQWKPMPGRFKDYIAMPKANMYQSLHTTVIGPKGDPLEVQIRSEDMHKVAEFGVAAHWAYKEGKTVDDAESLETKMSWFREILEWQNNTNDAQEFMESLKIDLFSDMVFVFSPKGDVMELPKGSVPLDFAFRIHTEVGNRCIGAKVNGKMVPLDHQLKTGDIVEILTSKHSYGPSQDWLKITQSSHAKNKIRQWFKREKREENVEKGRDMIEKEIEKKGFTTKQVLTPENITRVMDKFSFTVEEDMYAAVGYQGITASQIVTRLTDNLRKKEEQSDRKTLTEAVEGLKPQTKTSAKTDLGVRVKGIDNLLVRLSRCCNPVPGDDIVGYITKGRGVSIHRMDCPNIQQEDIQSRLLPVEWEERPQQSKNYEVDIEISGYDRRSLLNDVLQAVAETKTNIQAVTGKADKNKMALIDMTISIQHTAHLQRVVERIKQIPDIYSVRRVMH; this is encoded by the coding sequence ATGACTAGTGAACAAGTGTTCGAAAAAGCAAGTGAATATTTGCCGGAGAAAGAAGTCGCATTTCTGCGTGAAGCGTATGAATTGGCGAATTATGCTCATCGGGAGCAGTATCGCCGGTCTGGAGAACCATATATTTGGCACCCTGTTCAGGTAGCCGGTATACTGGTTGATTTAGGAATGGATCCGGATACAGTCGCAGCCGCTTTTTTGCATGATGTCGTAGAGGATACAGATGTAGGACTGGACGAGATTGAAGCAAAGTTTGGAGAGCAGGTGGCGATGCTCGTTGATGGAGTAACCAAACTGGGTAAAATTAAATATAAATCCAAGGAAGAGCAGCAGGCAGAGAATCATCGGAAAATGTTTGTGGCAATGGCAAAGGATATCCGGGTTATTCTTATTAAACTGGCCGACAGGCTTCACAATATGCGGACCCTGAAACATCTGCCTCCGGAAAAACAGCGCCGCATATCCAATGAAACGCTGGAAATATTCGCACCGCTTGCTCACAGGCTTGGTATTTCAAAAATTAAATGGGAGCTTGAAGATACATCTTTACGCTACTTAAATCCACAGCAGTACTATCGTATTGTCAATTTAATGAAAAAGAAGCGGGTGGAGCGGGAGAGCTATATTGAAGAAGTGAAGGAGCTTTTGAAAGACCGTCTGCACGGAATGGAAGTTGAAGCTGATATACACGGCAGGGCGAAGCACATTTACAGTATTTACCGTAAAATGGTACTGCAGAACAAGCAGTTTAACGAAATATACGACCTTTTGGCGATCCGGATTGTCGTTAAAAGTATTAAAGACTGCTATGCTGTTCTCGGCACGATCCACACTCAGTGGAAACCGATGCCTGGTCGTTTTAAAGACTATATAGCGATGCCGAAAGCAAATATGTATCAATCTCTGCACACTACGGTTATCGGTCCAAAAGGAGATCCTCTGGAAGTTCAGATCCGCTCGGAAGACATGCATAAAGTTGCAGAATTTGGTGTAGCAGCTCATTGGGCTTATAAAGAAGGAAAAACGGTTGATGATGCCGAATCTCTGGAGACAAAAATGTCCTGGTTCCGTGAAATTCTGGAATGGCAGAACAATACCAATGATGCCCAGGAATTTATGGAATCTCTGAAAATCGATCTTTTCTCAGATATGGTATTCGTTTTTTCACCAAAAGGGGACGTCATGGAGCTCCCAAAAGGATCGGTGCCTCTCGACTTCGCTTTCCGGATTCATACAGAAGTAGGCAATCGATGTATTGGAGCTAAGGTGAACGGAAAAATGGTCCCGCTCGACCATCAGCTCAAAACAGGCGATATAGTCGAAATACTTACTTCTAAACATTCCTACGGCCCAAGTCAGGACTGGCTTAAAATTACGCAGAGTTCTCATGCGAAAAATAAGATCCGCCAGTGGTTCAAGCGTGAAAAAAGGGAAGAAAATGTAGAAAAAGGCCGGGACATGATTGAAAAAGAAATTGAAAAGAAGGGCTTTACTACAAAACAGGTACTGACCCCTGAAAACATTACAAGAGTTATGGATAAATTCAGCTTTACCGTTGAAGAAGACATGTATGCTGCTGTAGGGTATCAGGGTATTACCGCTTCGCAGATTGTAACTAGATTAACCGATAACCTGCGCAAAAAAGAAGAACAGTCGGACAGGAAAACTCTCACAGAAGCTGTTGAAGGGCTGAAGCCGCAGACAAAAACCTCAGCCAAAACGGATCTTGGTGTCAGAGTAAAAGGAATTGATAACCTGCTGGTCCGTTTATCGAGATGCTGCAATCCTGTTCCAGGAGATGACATCGTTGGGTATATTACTAAAGGCCGCGGAGTTTCAATCCACCGCATGGATTGTCCTAACATTCAGCAGGAAGATATTCAAAGCCGACTTCTCCCTGTAGAATGGGAGGAACGGCCCCAGCAGTCAAAAAATTACGAAGTGGATATTGAAATATCCGGGTATGACCGCCGTTCCCTGCTTAACGATGTTCTGCAGGCGGTAGCGGAGACGAAAACGAATATTCAGGCAGTAACCGGCAAAGCTGATAAGAACAAAATGGCTTTAATCGATATGACTATTTCCATTCAGCATACAGCCCACCTGCAGCGGGTGGTAGAAAGAATAAAACAAATACCTGATATTTACTCAGTGCGGCGGGTCATGCACTAA
- the recJ gene encoding single-stranded-DNA-specific exonuclease RecJ: MLHANSEWIISGTEAAAVDKLRKSTGLSALASKFLVQRKITEESEINKFLRADEKELHDPLLMKDMEKAAVRIHKAINQKENILVFGDYDADGVTSTSLLYSVLTEMGAQAGFYVPNRFTEGYGPNEAAFRYAAEEGVHLIVTVDTGISAVHEAEVAKELGIDLIITDHHEPPPQLPDAYAVINPKQENCSYPFKELAGVGVAFKLSHALTGKIPTGFYDLAAVGTIADLVPLQGENRILAVHGLKALRKDLRPGLKALLEKAGADQADIDEETVGFLIGPRLNAAGRLDSADPAVALLMSRDPEEAEELALMVDDLNKERQSIVKEITAEAEELVEAQGIPPVLVVAKEGWNPGVIGIVASRLVEKYYRPAIVLSLIPEENKAKGSARSIAGFDMFQSLSTMREILPHFGGHPMAAGLTMADTDVENLRDRLISLAERNISEEDWKRKLYVDLPVKVEEISVKTIQDLSQMAPFGIGNPAPKVMLEKTTVEQAKKIGAGQDHLKLTLTDESHSNALDAIAFRMGAKHDLISPLAKLSAVGKLSINEWNGNVKPQLIVEDMKVEEWQLFDFRGNKRYGSKESGERTILIFQESTGEPSLPSSWPVLRVDRESMESADLTNVNHAVLYDVPDTMEHLEFVMKKLNSTERIDAVFVHSEDYFFTSLPSRDQFKWFYGFMQKRKMFDMNKHLTDLAKHKGWSENTVKFICTVFFELGFVKINDGIVVLVEEPGKKELTDSPAYQKHVQKSRIQQELCYSTFRSLKKQLDAMRKTAETATIQSS, encoded by the coding sequence ATGCTTCACGCAAATTCTGAATGGATTATTTCCGGAACAGAAGCAGCGGCTGTAGATAAGCTGCGGAAAAGTACAGGACTGTCTGCGCTGGCTTCTAAGTTTCTTGTCCAGAGAAAGATTACAGAAGAATCAGAAATTAACAAGTTTTTAAGAGCTGATGAAAAAGAGCTTCATGATCCTTTACTTATGAAAGATATGGAAAAAGCCGCAGTAAGAATTCATAAGGCTATAAATCAAAAGGAAAATATCCTTGTTTTTGGAGACTATGATGCTGACGGAGTAACAAGCACATCGCTTCTCTACAGCGTTTTAACGGAGATGGGGGCACAGGCAGGTTTTTATGTTCCCAACCGATTTACGGAAGGCTATGGGCCGAATGAAGCAGCTTTCAGGTATGCAGCGGAAGAAGGAGTTCATTTAATTGTCACAGTTGATACAGGGATATCAGCCGTTCACGAAGCTGAAGTAGCCAAGGAACTCGGTATTGATTTAATTATTACAGATCATCATGAGCCTCCTCCGCAGCTGCCCGATGCCTATGCTGTAATAAACCCGAAGCAGGAAAACTGCAGTTACCCTTTTAAAGAACTGGCCGGAGTCGGGGTAGCTTTTAAATTAAGTCATGCTTTAACTGGGAAAATTCCAACGGGCTTTTATGATTTGGCGGCTGTTGGTACAATTGCCGATCTTGTGCCGCTTCAAGGAGAGAACCGGATCCTTGCGGTGCATGGGTTAAAAGCTTTAAGAAAAGACCTCCGCCCTGGATTAAAGGCACTTCTGGAAAAAGCAGGAGCGGACCAGGCTGATATAGATGAGGAAACAGTCGGTTTTTTGATCGGGCCGCGTCTGAATGCTGCGGGGCGTCTCGACAGCGCTGATCCAGCTGTAGCTCTGCTTATGAGCAGAGATCCGGAAGAAGCAGAAGAACTTGCTTTAATGGTTGATGATTTAAACAAGGAACGCCAGAGTATAGTAAAAGAAATCACAGCAGAGGCAGAAGAACTCGTAGAGGCGCAGGGAATTCCTCCGGTTCTGGTTGTAGCAAAAGAAGGCTGGAATCCCGGAGTCATTGGAATTGTCGCAAGCAGACTCGTCGAAAAATATTATCGTCCGGCTATCGTATTAAGTTTGATACCGGAAGAAAATAAAGCTAAAGGATCAGCACGCAGTATAGCGGGATTTGATATGTTTCAGTCCCTCTCAACGATGAGGGAAATTCTTCCGCATTTTGGCGGCCACCCTATGGCCGCAGGCCTTACCATGGCCGATACTGATGTGGAAAACCTGCGTGATAGACTCATTTCTCTCGCGGAGCGGAACATTTCAGAGGAGGACTGGAAGAGAAAGCTGTACGTCGATCTGCCAGTCAAAGTGGAAGAGATCTCAGTTAAGACCATTCAGGACCTTTCCCAAATGGCTCCTTTCGGCATTGGCAACCCTGCTCCGAAGGTGATGCTGGAGAAAACTACGGTGGAACAGGCTAAAAAAATTGGAGCCGGACAGGATCACTTGAAACTGACACTGACAGATGAAAGTCATTCAAATGCACTGGATGCTATTGCTTTTAGAATGGGGGCTAAGCATGATCTGATTTCCCCCCTTGCAAAGCTTTCTGCCGTAGGAAAGCTTTCCATCAATGAGTGGAACGGAAATGTTAAACCGCAGCTGATAGTTGAAGATATGAAAGTGGAGGAATGGCAGCTTTTTGATTTCCGCGGCAACAAACGCTACGGTTCCAAAGAGTCCGGAGAAAGAACCATCCTCATATTTCAGGAAAGCACCGGGGAACCATCTCTTCCATCTTCCTGGCCGGTTCTGCGGGTGGACAGGGAATCAATGGAGTCCGCTGATTTAACAAATGTAAATCATGCTGTTTTATATGATGTTCCGGATACGATGGAGCACCTGGAATTTGTTATGAAAAAACTGAACAGTACAGAACGAATCGATGCAGTATTTGTTCACAGTGAGGATTATTTTTTTACTTCCCTTCCGTCCCGTGACCAGTTCAAATGGTTCTATGGTTTTATGCAGAAACGTAAAATGTTTGATATGAACAAACATTTAACAGATCTGGCAAAACATAAAGGATGGAGTGAAAATACGGTGAAATTTATCTGTACCGTGTTTTTCGAGCTGGGATTTGTTAAAATAAATGATGGTATAGTTGTACTGGTAGAAGAGCCGGGTAAAAAAGAGCTGACTGATTCGCCAGCCTACCAGAAGCATGTCCAGAAAAGCAGAATCCAGCAGGAACTATGCTATTCTACTTTTCGATCTTTAAAAAAACAGCTGGATGCTATGAGGAAGACGGCTGAAACTGCTACTATACAGAGCAGCTAA
- the dtd gene encoding D-aminoacyl-tRNA deacylase, with amino-acid sequence MRIIVQRSGEAKVSVQEEITGAISHGLVLLVGVTHADTEEDAHYCADKIAGLRIFEDEEEKLNLSVQDTGGEILSISQFTLYGDSRKGRRPNFMAAAKPDHASTIYEIFNERLRSKHGLKVGTGAFGEMMEVSLTNSGPVTLIIESK; translated from the coding sequence ATGCGCATCATTGTTCAACGTTCAGGAGAAGCAAAAGTATCTGTTCAGGAAGAGATTACGGGCGCGATCAGCCATGGCCTGGTTCTTCTTGTCGGAGTAACACATGCCGATACAGAAGAGGATGCTCATTACTGCGCGGATAAAATTGCAGGCTTGCGTATATTTGAGGATGAAGAGGAAAAGCTTAATCTTTCGGTGCAGGATACCGGTGGAGAAATACTCTCCATATCCCAATTTACGCTTTACGGAGACAGTCGAAAAGGAAGACGGCCTAATTTTATGGCAGCGGCTAAACCGGATCATGCTTCCACTATATATGAAATCTTTAACGAACGGCTCCGAAGTAAGCACGGCCTGAAAGTCGGGACTGGTGCTTTTGGTGAAATGATGGAAGTATCGTTAACGAACAGCGGTCCTGTCACTTTAATAATCGAAAGTAAATAA